From the genome of Streptosporangiales bacterium, one region includes:
- a CDS encoding IS1380 family transposase, with the protein DRIREAKATGLRNLPSHNFATNAAWLETILAAIDLIAWTQTVCFADIPELAHCEIHTFRYRVLHTAARLARTGRQLRLRLDRTWRWTTQIAAGFDRLRAAFT; encoded by the coding sequence AAGACCGCATCCGCGAAGCCAAAGCCACCGGCCTACGGAACCTACCCAGCCACAACTTCGCCACCAACGCCGCCTGGCTCGAGACCATCCTCGCCGCGATCGACCTGATCGCCTGGACCCAAACCGTCTGCTTCGCCGACATCCCCGAACTGGCCCACTGCGAGATCCACACCTTCCGCTACCGCGTCCTACACACCGCCGCCCGCCTAGCCAGAACCGGCCGGCAACTGCGGCTACGCCTAGACCGCACCTGGCGCTGGACCACCCAAATCGCCGCCGGCTTCGACCGACTCCGCGCCGCCTTCACCTAA